One genomic window of Aliiroseovarius sp. M344 includes the following:
- the hemE gene encoding uroporphyrinogen decarboxylase, translating to MTQQKTILRALAGETLPTPPIWMMRQAGRYLPEYRATRAQAGDFLKLCYNPELAAEVTLQPIRRYGFDAAILFADILLVPQALGADLWFVTGEGPRLSTITQQADFDKLMGKDDIHKTLNPIYETVRILRGELPDQTTLIGFAGMPWTVATYMIAGQGTKDQGPAHALKAENRPLFEAVMDRLTEATIEYLSMQIEAGAEVVKLFDSWAGSLNGADFQKYAVEPARVITQALKARHPGIPVIGFPREAGDGYIGFAKATGVDCVAIDNSVSPEWAAANVQVDGCVQGNLASSHMVTGGQALVDETRKVVEAFKNGPHIFNLGHGITPDADPENVQLMIDTVRGG from the coding sequence ATGACCCAGCAAAAGACAATTCTGCGCGCACTTGCAGGCGAAACGCTTCCCACACCGCCGATCTGGATGATGCGCCAGGCCGGGCGTTACCTGCCCGAGTATCGCGCCACGCGTGCGCAGGCGGGCGACTTCCTGAAGCTGTGCTATAACCCCGAACTTGCCGCCGAGGTGACATTGCAGCCCATTCGCCGATATGGGTTTGATGCGGCGATCCTGTTTGCTGATATCCTTTTGGTGCCCCAAGCGCTTGGCGCTGATCTTTGGTTTGTCACCGGCGAAGGCCCGCGCTTGTCAACGATCACCCAACAAGCGGATTTCGATAAGTTGATGGGCAAGGATGACATCCACAAAACGCTGAACCCGATCTATGAAACTGTGCGCATCTTGCGTGGGGAACTGCCGGACCAGACGACACTGATTGGGTTTGCAGGCATGCCGTGGACCGTGGCGACCTATATGATTGCAGGTCAGGGCACCAAGGACCAAGGCCCAGCGCACGCGCTGAAAGCTGAAAACCGCCCGCTGTTCGAGGCGGTGATGGATCGGCTGACCGAAGCAACTATTGAATACCTGTCAATGCAGATCGAGGCGGGCGCCGAGGTGGTGAAGCTGTTCGACAGCTGGGCCGGGTCGCTGAATGGCGCGGACTTCCAGAAATATGCGGTTGAACCGGCGCGTGTGATCACCCAAGCGCTGAAAGCGCGTCACCCCGGCATCCCCGTCATCGGCTTCCCGCGTGAAGCAGGTGATGGCTATATCGGGTTTGCCAAGGCGACGGGTGTGGATTGCGTGGCGATTGACAACTCTGTCAGCCCGGAATGGGCAGCGGCGAATGTGCAGGTGGATGGGTGTGTCCAAGGCAACCTTGCCTCAAGCCACATGGTCACGGGCGGCCAGGCTTTGGTTGATGAGACCCGCAAAGTGGTCGAGGCCTTTAAAAACGGCCCCCACATATTCAATCTGGGTCACGGAATTACGCCCGATGCAGACCCTGAAAACGTGCAGTTGATGATCGACACTGTACGCGGAGGATAA
- a CDS encoding acetyl-CoA C-acyltransferase family protein gives MSDIVILGGARTAIGTFGGSLAAVPPSTLGATVAREAMTRAGVEPGQIGHVVFGHVINTEPRDMYLSRVSMIEAGIPDTTPAMNVNRLCGSGLQAVVSVAQSLMLGDADYGVAGGAESMSRAPYILPQARWGQKMGDTGAQDMMLGALNCPFGTGHMGVTAENVAAEHDVSRADQDAFALESQKRAAAAIEAGHFDSQIVPIEVKQRRETVQFARDEHPKPTTPEALSGLRTVFQKDGTVTAGNASGINDGAGALVLARADAANAAGLKPLARIIGYGHAGVRPEVMGIGPVPAVENLLKKTGLTVADFDVIESNEAFAAQAIAVNKGLGLDTSKVNPNGGAIALGHPVGATGAIITIKALYELERIGGSKALITMCIGGGQGIALAIERI, from the coding sequence ATGTCTGACATCGTAATTCTTGGCGGCGCGCGCACCGCAATCGGCACTTTTGGTGGCAGTCTGGCAGCGGTTCCGCCCAGCACGCTGGGTGCCACCGTCGCGCGCGAGGCGATGACACGCGCCGGCGTTGAGCCCGGCCAGATCGGCCATGTCGTCTTTGGCCACGTCATCAATACCGAACCGCGCGATATGTATCTGTCGCGAGTCTCGATGATCGAGGCCGGCATCCCCGACACCACACCTGCGATGAACGTGAACCGCCTGTGCGGGTCCGGGCTTCAGGCCGTCGTCTCGGTCGCGCAATCCCTGATGCTGGGCGACGCCGATTACGGCGTGGCTGGCGGTGCCGAAAGCATGAGCCGCGCGCCCTATATTCTGCCGCAGGCCCGCTGGGGTCAGAAGATGGGCGACACCGGTGCGCAAGACATGATGCTGGGCGCGCTGAACTGTCCGTTTGGCACCGGGCATATGGGTGTGACCGCCGAAAACGTCGCCGCAGAACATGACGTCAGCCGCGCGGATCAGGACGCCTTTGCGCTGGAAAGCCAGAAACGCGCCGCTGCCGCCATCGAGGCAGGGCATTTCGACAGCCAGATCGTGCCGATCGAGGTCAAACAACGCCGTGAGACGGTTCAGTTTGCCCGTGACGAGCATCCAAAACCAACGACGCCTGAGGCTTTGTCCGGGCTGCGCACCGTGTTCCAGAAAGACGGCACAGTGACGGCTGGCAACGCGTCCGGCATCAATGACGGGGCGGGGGCTTTGGTGCTGGCACGGGCCGATGCGGCGAACGCGGCTGGCCTGAAACCGCTGGCGCGCATCATTGGCTATGGCCACGCGGGGGTGCGCCCCGAAGTGATGGGGATCGGTCCGGTTCCTGCGGTTGAGAACCTTTTGAAAAAAACCGGGCTGACAGTCGCAGATTTCGACGTGATTGAATCGAATGAAGCCTTCGCCGCCCAAGCCATCGCGGTGAACAAGGGGCTGGGCTTGGATACCTCCAAGGTGAACCCCAATGGTGGGGCGATCGCTCTGGGTCACCCTGTTGGGGCGACCGGTGCGATCATCACCATCAAGGCACTGTACGAGCTTGAGCGGATCGGTGGATCAAAAGCGCTGATCACCATGTGCATCGGCGGCGGTCAGGGCATTGCACTGGCCATTGAGCGGATCTGA
- the hemC gene encoding hydroxymethylbilane synthase, which translates to MTQAYPTPDAPLKIGTRGSPLALAQARETRRRLMAAFDLPEAAFEIVVIHTTGDDRALIDADRPLKEIGNKGLFTKEIEEAMLDGRIDIAVHSMKDMPVEQPEGLVLDCNLPREDTRDAFVSVKFKSISDLPKGAVVGTSSLRRKSQLLNRRPDLEVVEFRGNVQTRLKKLQEGVAEATFLAMAGLNRLGMDDVPATAIPTEDMLNAVAQGAIGIERRADDTRAKEMLAAIHDPETGQRLAAERAFLGALDGSCETPIAALATLDGDTLTLRGEILRTDGSQSEADQITGPIAEGPELGRKLAEGLLSRVGDDFFDWK; encoded by the coding sequence ATGACACAAGCATATCCGACCCCCGACGCCCCCTTGAAAATCGGCACACGCGGCAGCCCTTTGGCGCTGGCACAGGCGCGCGAAACACGTCGTCGTTTGATGGCGGCATTTGATCTTCCCGAAGCAGCTTTTGAAATTGTTGTGATCCATACAACGGGGGACGACCGCGCGTTGATCGACGCTGATCGCCCGCTGAAAGAAATCGGCAACAAAGGCCTGTTCACCAAGGAAATCGAAGAGGCGATGCTGGATGGCCGCATCGACATCGCCGTACATTCGATGAAAGACATGCCGGTTGAACAGCCTGAAGGGCTGGTTCTGGACTGCAACCTGCCGCGCGAGGATACGCGCGACGCCTTTGTGTCGGTCAAATTCAAATCGATCAGCGATCTGCCCAAGGGCGCGGTCGTTGGCACATCCTCATTGCGTCGCAAATCCCAGTTGCTCAATCGTCGTCCCGATCTTGAGGTCGTCGAATTTCGTGGCAACGTGCAAACCCGTCTGAAGAAATTGCAAGAAGGCGTGGCCGAGGCAACATTCCTTGCCATGGCTGGGCTGAACCGTCTTGGTATGGATGATGTTCCCGCAACCGCCATCCCGACTGAAGACATGCTGAATGCTGTCGCCCAAGGCGCCATTGGGATCGAGCGGCGCGCGGACGACACACGCGCCAAAGAGATGCTGGCTGCAATCCACGATCCCGAGACAGGGCAGCGACTGGCCGCCGAGCGTGCCTTCCTCGGCGCTCTGGATGGATCATGCGAGACGCCCATCGCCGCTCTGGCCACGTTGGATGGTGATACGCTAACCCTGCGCGGCGAAATCCTGCGGACCGACGGGTCGCAATCTGAAGCAGATCAGATTACCGGCCCTATCGCAGAGGGCCCGGAGCTGGGTCGAAAGCTGGCCGAAGGCCTTCTTTCGCGCGTCGGCGACGACTTTTTCGATTGGAAATAA
- a CDS encoding MarR family winged helix-turn-helix transcriptional regulator, which translates to MKGAPVTAFKLDSFLPYQLAVLSSRVSAGFSKHYRDAYGISVSEWRVVAHLSQADSVSVREIHARVDMDKPKVSRAASRLEASGYVTKTVNPQDRRLVELKLTPKGRDMIEALTPIAHQYEQQLSDLLGGNDDEFRARVVQLIAALGPHTVEDD; encoded by the coding sequence ATGAAAGGTGCGCCCGTGACAGCATTCAAACTCGACAGCTTTCTACCTTATCAACTTGCGGTGCTGTCCAGCCGCGTAAGTGCAGGGTTTTCGAAGCATTACCGAGACGCATATGGAATATCGGTCTCGGAATGGCGCGTGGTGGCCCATCTGAGCCAAGCCGACAGTGTCAGTGTGCGCGAAATCCATGCACGGGTGGACATGGACAAGCCGAAGGTCAGTCGCGCAGCGTCACGGCTTGAAGCGTCGGGCTATGTCACCAAGACGGTCAATCCACAGGATCGACGGCTGGTGGAACTTAAGCTGACACCCAAAGGCCGCGATATGATCGAGGCGCTCACCCCCATTGCACACCAGTACGAACAGCAACTGTCTGATCTTCTGGGTGGCAATGACGATGAATTTCGCGCCCGCGTGGTGCAGTTGATCGCAGCACTTGGGCCACACACGGTCGAAGACGACTGA
- a CDS encoding HAD family hydrolase, whose translation MDAEVTTIGFDADDTLWQNEQFFQMTQARFAELLADFAAPEHLSERLLQAELRNLGHYGFGVKGFTLSMIETAIEVTDGTVPGHVIQALIDAGQQMLAHPIELLPHAGDVVATLAQTHNILLITKGDLLDQERKLAQSGLGDHFDGVEIVSDKTPAVYQRAFLPFGGAARAVMVGNSLKSDVIPALEAGAWGVHVPHDLTWSYEHAVPPISHARFRALADLSQLPSILEEMAQI comes from the coding sequence ATGGACGCGGAAGTCACAACAATTGGTTTCGATGCCGATGATACCTTGTGGCAAAACGAGCAATTTTTCCAGATGACGCAGGCCCGGTTTGCCGAGCTTCTGGCAGATTTTGCGGCGCCAGAACATCTGTCTGAAAGGCTGTTGCAAGCCGAGTTGCGCAACCTAGGTCATTACGGGTTTGGGGTGAAGGGCTTTACCCTGTCGATGATCGAAACCGCGATCGAGGTGACAGATGGCACGGTTCCCGGCCACGTCATTCAGGCGCTGATCGATGCCGGTCAGCAAATGCTTGCGCATCCCATAGAACTGCTGCCCCATGCTGGCGATGTCGTGGCCACGCTGGCACAAACCCATAACATCCTGCTGATCACCAAGGGCGACCTTCTGGATCAGGAACGAAAGCTGGCGCAATCCGGTCTTGGTGATCATTTTGATGGGGTTGAGATTGTGTCTGACAAGACGCCGGCCGTGTATCAGCGCGCGTTTTTGCCGTTTGGCGGCGCGGCACGCGCGGTGATGGTCGGCAATTCGCTGAAGTCAGATGTGATCCCGGCGCTTGAGGCTGGCGCATGGGGCGTACATGTCCCGCATGACTTAACGTGGAGCTATGAACACGCGGTTCCGCCGATTTCCCATGCAAGATTTCGTGCGCTGGCTGATCTGTCGCAGTTGCCCTCAATTTTGGAGGAAATGGCGCAGATATAG
- a CDS encoding SDR family NAD(P)-dependent oxidoreductase, giving the protein MSFSIAGKTAIITGAANGIGLSIARHFADHGANVMCADIDETRLLEEWGPNPDNDAEDADDTSNTRTFAGDLREKLTIANLLSATIDAFERVDILVNASRQVMLADPLDADNVAVQMLLDQNLMTSLRLSQLVAKRMIQQGEELGEDEQATPLGAIVNLSSIAACRTQPGLMAYSIASAALDQMTRSLAVGLASNRIRVNAVAFGSVMSASLRDSILEAGETRTDILEGTPLGRIASANEVAEAVQFLSSEGAGFMTGHILTVDGGRSLLDAVGNPAH; this is encoded by the coding sequence ATGTCTTTTTCCATTGCTGGCAAAACCGCCATTATCACCGGCGCGGCCAACGGTATCGGCCTGTCCATCGCCCGCCATTTTGCAGATCACGGCGCCAATGTGATGTGCGCGGATATCGATGAAACGCGTCTTTTGGAAGAATGGGGGCCAAACCCCGACAACGATGCAGAAGACGCCGATGACACATCTAACACCCGGACCTTTGCCGGTGACCTGCGCGAAAAACTGACCATCGCAAACCTTCTGTCAGCAACCATCGACGCTTTCGAACGCGTCGACATATTGGTGAATGCGTCACGGCAGGTCATGCTTGCAGACCCGCTTGATGCCGACAACGTTGCGGTCCAAATGCTGTTGGATCAAAACCTGATGACCAGCTTGCGCCTTAGCCAACTGGTGGCAAAGCGAATGATCCAACAGGGCGAAGAGTTGGGTGAAGATGAGCAAGCCACGCCGCTTGGGGCGATTGTGAACCTGTCATCCATTGCGGCCTGCCGCACCCAGCCGGGCCTGATGGCGTATTCAATTGCCAGTGCAGCGCTGGATCAAATGACACGCTCTTTGGCTGTTGGATTGGCCTCGAACCGGATCCGTGTCAACGCCGTGGCGTTTGGTTCTGTCATGAGCGCCAGCTTGCGCGATTCGATCCTTGAGGCCGGAGAAACCCGCACTGACATATTGGAAGGCACGCCCCTGGGCCGGATTGCGTCGGCCAACGAGGTGGCGGAAGCCGTGCAATTCCTATCCTCTGAGGGTGCCGGCTTCATGACCGGACACATCCTAACTGTGGATGGTGGGCGCAGTTTGCTGGACGCTGTTGGCAACCCAGCTCACTGA
- a CDS encoding ABC transporter ATP-binding protein, which yields MSVLHVKDLHVGFRQDGQLHPAVRGVSFEVAKGETVAIVGESGSGKSVTALSTVSLLPDSAQVSGSITYGGREMIGASPSDLRDVRGNDISFIFQEPMTSLNPLHTIEKQLTESIELHQGLTGDAVRTRILELLNKVGIRDAESRLAHYPHQLSGGQRQRVMIAMALANGPELLIADEPTTALDVTIQAQILDLLAELKDSEGMSLLFITHDLGIVRKIADRVCVMKDGVIVEEGPTADLFANPRHEYTRTLINAEAHGRPDPVRDDAPEIAATKDLRIWFPIQRGLLRRTVGHVKAVNAASFSVRVGETVGIVGESGSGKTTLALAVMRLISSDGPVVFLGEDIQGRKSRQLQPLRRDMQIVFQDPYGSLSPRMTAEEIIAEGLSVHGLEPGRNRRDMVSEIMKEVGLDPATMDRYPHEFSGGQRQRIAIARAMILRPKLVVLDEPTSALDMTVQVQIVELLRELQKKHGLAYLFISHDLRVVRALAHKVLVMRAGDVVESGPADQIFDAPQTDYTRALMAAAFDIVAAKGVSE from the coding sequence TTGAAGTTGCCAAAGGCGAAACCGTGGCGATCGTGGGTGAAAGCGGATCGGGGAAATCCGTCACCGCACTATCAACTGTATCGCTGCTGCCCGACAGCGCTCAGGTCAGCGGATCAATCACCTATGGCGGGCGCGAGATGATCGGCGCGTCACCGTCCGATCTGCGCGACGTGCGCGGCAACGACATCAGCTTTATCTTTCAGGAGCCAATGACATCGCTGAACCCGCTGCACACGATCGAGAAGCAACTGACCGAGTCGATTGAACTGCATCAGGGGCTGACAGGAGACGCGGTGCGCACCCGCATTCTGGAACTGCTGAACAAGGTGGGCATTCGCGATGCTGAATCGCGGCTGGCGCATTATCCCCACCAGTTGTCAGGCGGACAAAGGCAGCGCGTGATGATCGCCATGGCGCTGGCCAACGGGCCAGAGCTTCTGATCGCGGACGAGCCGACCACCGCGCTGGACGTGACCATTCAGGCGCAGATCCTCGACCTGCTGGCCGAATTGAAAGACAGCGAAGGGATGAGCCTTCTGTTCATCACCCATGACCTTGGCATCGTGCGCAAGATCGCGGATCGTGTCTGTGTGATGAAAGATGGCGTCATCGTTGAAGAAGGCCCGACAGCGGACCTGTTCGCCAATCCCCGCCATGAATACACGCGCACCCTGATCAATGCAGAAGCACACGGTCGCCCCGACCCCGTTCGCGATGACGCACCCGAGATTGCCGCGACCAAAGACCTGCGTATCTGGTTCCCCATCCAACGCGGGCTACTACGCCGCACGGTGGGACATGTGAAGGCCGTGAACGCGGCCAGCTTCTCGGTCCGAGTGGGCGAGACCGTCGGGATAGTCGGCGAAAGCGGGTCCGGCAAGACAACGCTGGCGCTGGCTGTCATGCGGCTTATCAGCTCGGACGGGCCAGTGGTGTTTCTGGGCGAGGATATCCAAGGTCGCAAATCGCGGCAATTGCAGCCGCTGAGGCGCGACATGCAGATCGTATTTCAAGATCCCTATGGATCCCTATCACCGCGCATGACCGCAGAAGAAATCATCGCCGAAGGTTTGTCGGTTCACGGGTTGGAACCGGGCCGAAATCGTCGCGATATGGTTTCTGAGATCATGAAGGAGGTCGGGCTCGATCCCGCCACGATGGATCGTTATCCGCACGAGTTTTCCGGCGGTCAACGTCAGCGTATCGCAATTGCACGCGCGATGATCCTGCGGCCCAAGCTGGTGGTACTGGACGAACCCACATCCGCGCTGGATATGACGGTTCAGGTCCAGATCGTCGAACTGTTGCGCGAATTGCAAAAGAAGCATGGGCTGGCTTATCTGTTCATCTCGCACGATCTGCGCGTCGTGCGCGCGCTGGCGCACAAGGTGCTGGTCATGCGCGCGGGTGATGTTGTGGAAAGCGGTCCGGCGGATCAAATCTTTGATGCACCGCAGACCGATTATACTCGCGCCCTGATGGCCGCAGCCTTCGACATTGTCGCGGCAAAAGGCGTGTCGGAATAG
- the clpS gene encoding ATP-dependent Clp protease adapter ClpS — protein sequence MARLPIILSQGDGADDGDAGLAVATKPKTKRPPMYKVLILNDDFTPMEFVVMVLERFFGMNHAQAFELMLTVHKKGLAVAGVFSHEVAETKVTQVMHLAREHQHPLQCTMEKE from the coding sequence ATGGCCAGACTGCCTATCATCTTGTCACAAGGCGACGGCGCCGATGACGGCGATGCGGGCCTTGCGGTGGCGACGAAACCCAAAACCAAACGTCCGCCTATGTATAAGGTATTGATTTTGAACGATGACTTCACCCCGATGGAGTTCGTCGTCATGGTGCTGGAACGGTTCTTCGGGATGAACCATGCGCAGGCGTTTGAGCTTATGCTGACAGTTCATAAAAAAGGCCTAGCCGTGGCCGGGGTCTTTTCACACGAGGTTGCCGAAACAAAGGTGACCCAAGTCATGCACTTGGCGCGCGAACATCAGCATCCGCTTCAGTGCACGATGGAAAAGGAGTAG
- the hemF gene encoding oxygen-dependent coproporphyrinogen oxidase, whose translation MSKKMEDQKSLASAWFRELRDQIIAAFEGLEDTQTTGPFVGQPAGRFEISETNRHSDDGTDAGGGQMSVMRGGRVFEKVGVNISTVYGKLGKSAQKAMAARGVPGMENDPRFWASGISLVAHMQNPHTPAVHMNTRMFWTPNAWWFGGGADLNPCIEYAEDTAHFHGQLEAACLRHDISYYDKFKAWADEYFFIPHRGRARGVGGIFYDDLNTGDWEADFAFTKDVGRAFLPAFVPVTEARCDTPWNDADKDKQLIHRGLYAEYNLVYDRGTKFGLTTGHDANAVLMSLPPLAKWV comes from the coding sequence ATGAGCAAAAAGATGGAAGACCAAAAATCCCTCGCGAGCGCGTGGTTTCGCGAACTTCGTGACCAAATCATTGCCGCATTCGAAGGTCTGGAAGATACGCAGACAACCGGACCATTTGTCGGCCAGCCTGCGGGCCGTTTTGAAATCAGCGAGACGAACCGCCATTCGGACGACGGCACAGATGCAGGCGGCGGACAGATGAGTGTGATGCGCGGAGGGCGCGTTTTTGAGAAGGTCGGCGTCAACATCTCGACGGTTTACGGCAAACTTGGCAAATCAGCGCAAAAGGCCATGGCAGCGCGCGGTGTGCCTGGCATGGAAAATGACCCACGCTTCTGGGCCTCGGGCATCAGCCTTGTGGCTCACATGCAAAACCCGCACACCCCTGCGGTTCATATGAACACCCGGATGTTCTGGACCCCAAACGCGTGGTGGTTCGGTGGCGGCGCCGACCTGAATCCTTGCATTGAATACGCAGAAGATACGGCCCACTTTCACGGCCAGCTGGAAGCGGCCTGCCTGCGCCATGACATCAGTTATTATGACAAGTTCAAAGCCTGGGCTGACGAATATTTCTTCATCCCCCACCGCGGCCGGGCACGCGGTGTTGGCGGCATTTTTTATGATGACCTGAACACCGGCGATTGGGAGGCAGACTTTGCCTTTACCAAGGATGTCGGCCGCGCCTTCCTACCCGCTTTCGTGCCCGTCACCGAAGCCCGCTGCGACACGCCTTGGAACGATGCGGACAAGGACAAGCAATTGATCCACCGTGGTCTCTATGCCGAATACAACCTGGTTTACGACCGGGGCACCAAATTTGGTCTGACCACCGGACATGATGCCAATGCGGTGTTGATGAGCTTGCCACCCTTGGCAAAGTGGGTCTAG
- a CDS encoding serine hydrolase, giving the protein MEKRPWQWVRIGLFLAVFGCVAQLASTGAQAAPYAAMVIDARTGEVLHSRNADTRLHPASLTKMMTLYIAFEAIKRGEISPDTVVTITSKAAAEPPSKLGLRTGQKIKFRYLIRAAGVKSANDAATAIGIAISGSEAAFARRMNRTAKALGMTRTHFKNAHGLTENGHLSTARDMTTLGRHLFFDHPNYYNLFSRITTDAGVRAVSNTNRRFLSSYKGADGIKTGYTRAAGFNLVASAERGSERIITTVFGGQSTASRNAKVAELMDLGFRRAPSRASVRKPALPAYSAEAPETVEPGASGKTIRLVRAVKRSPRPSPRPITQDPVAQAQLAALSESIKDAVVTAITEPEEEPKVVADVAPETPIATTPVTDIVTAAVEKAEPVAAPQPLIEKVAAPVTVPTPPARPAAIVLTSLAPQTPKNAEPEVVTRMSTSGGRHWAINVGVLGSRYQAERTLLKTALKEIDTLDEALRKVVRRSDGWHANFVGMSQTQADLACRRLNARNTRCNVLGPS; this is encoded by the coding sequence GTGGAAAAACGTCCGTGGCAGTGGGTCCGTATTGGGCTTTTCCTTGCAGTATTTGGCTGTGTGGCTCAACTTGCGTCAACAGGAGCGCAGGCCGCCCCCTATGCCGCGATGGTTATCGACGCGCGCACCGGCGAGGTGCTTCATTCGCGCAACGCAGATACACGGCTGCATCCGGCCTCTTTGACCAAAATGATGACGCTCTACATCGCGTTCGAAGCGATCAAACGCGGTGAGATATCGCCCGATACAGTTGTCACGATCACCAGCAAGGCAGCAGCCGAGCCACCTTCCAAGCTAGGGTTGCGCACGGGCCAGAAGATCAAATTTCGCTATCTGATCCGTGCGGCGGGTGTCAAATCGGCCAATGACGCGGCTACCGCGATCGGTATCGCTATTTCCGGGTCCGAAGCAGCCTTTGCCCGCCGGATGAACCGGACAGCGAAAGCGCTCGGCATGACGCGCACACATTTTAAGAACGCACACGGTCTTACGGAAAATGGCCATTTGTCGACGGCGCGCGATATGACGACGCTGGGTCGGCACCTGTTTTTCGACCACCCGAATTACTACAATCTGTTTTCACGCATTACGACGGATGCCGGTGTACGAGCCGTTTCAAACACAAACCGGCGGTTTCTTAGCAGCTATAAGGGCGCTGATGGTATCAAAACCGGCTACACCCGCGCGGCGGGCTTCAACCTTGTGGCATCGGCTGAACGTGGATCGGAACGGATCATCACCACTGTTTTCGGTGGTCAGTCCACCGCATCGCGCAACGCAAAGGTCGCTGAATTGATGGACCTTGGTTTCCGCCGCGCGCCCAGCCGGGCGTCGGTGCGCAAGCCAGCCTTGCCCGCCTATTCGGCAGAGGCCCCAGAGACCGTGGAACCCGGCGCGTCTGGCAAGACCATCCGTCTGGTCAGAGCTGTGAAGCGCAGCCCGCGTCCCAGCCCTCGCCCGATCACACAAGATCCGGTTGCTCAGGCACAGCTTGCCGCCCTGTCGGAAAGCATCAAAGATGCGGTCGTCACGGCAATCACCGAGCCTGAAGAAGAGCCAAAAGTCGTCGCGGATGTGGCCCCGGAAACGCCGATCGCAACGACGCCTGTTACAGATATCGTGACCGCCGCCGTCGAAAAGGCTGAGCCCGTCGCCGCCCCACAACCCCTTATTGAGAAGGTGGCCGCCCCGGTTACTGTGCCCACGCCACCGGCGCGGCCCGCCGCGATAGTGCTGACATCGCTTGCGCCCCAAACGCCCAAGAATGCCGAGCCTGAAGTGGTGACGCGGATGTCGACCTCTGGTGGGCGTCATTGGGCGATCAATGTGGGTGTGCTTGGGTCACGCTATCAGGCCGAACGTACGTTGCTGAAAACTGCATTGAAAGAGATCGACACGTTGGATGAGGCGTTGCGGAAAGTTGTCCGGCGCTCGGACGGCTGGCATGCGAATTTTGTGGGCATGTCACAAACTCAAGCTGATCTGGCCTGCCGTCGTCTGAATGCACGCAACACGCGCTGCAATGTTCTGGGACCGTCCTGA
- a CDS encoding class I SAM-dependent methyltransferase: protein MFHTRLSLALRDGAVTLPDDGRILVIGPTADHNLTALPKDRATIYSRFFPDFDHWASRGFETVSALPDSGFAAAFVCAPRSKTLAQSWVQAATQATYGGLVLLDGQKTDGIDSLLKALKKKADLLGTFSKAHGKLVWFENADVADWAAADTRLEGGFTTRPGVFSADGIDKGSAVLAAAMPAEIKGRVADVGAGWGYLSRHILERSGVASLDLIEADLVALDCARVNIDDPRANFIWNDATRFRPAKPYDVVISNPPFHTGRTGDPSLGRAFIKSAAEMLTPSGRFVMVANRHLPYEDTLGEVFREVDDLGGTSGFKLLSGTKPRRARR from the coding sequence ATGTTTCACACCAGATTGTCCCTTGCCTTGCGCGACGGCGCGGTAACGCTGCCCGACGACGGCCGCATACTGGTGATCGGGCCGACCGCCGACCACAATCTGACGGCATTGCCAAAAGACAGGGCGACGATCTACAGCCGCTTCTTTCCCGATTTCGACCATTGGGCGTCGCGCGGCTTTGAAACAGTATCAGCCCTGCCTGACAGCGGGTTTGCGGCGGCCTTCGTGTGTGCGCCGCGATCCAAGACGCTGGCTCAATCTTGGGTGCAGGCTGCGACGCAAGCCACCTATGGCGGATTGGTTTTGCTGGACGGGCAAAAGACCGACGGAATTGACAGTCTTCTGAAAGCCCTGAAAAAGAAAGCCGATCTGCTTGGCACATTCTCCAAAGCACATGGCAAGCTTGTCTGGTTCGAAAACGCTGACGTTGCTGATTGGGCGGCGGCCGACACGCGGCTGGAAGGTGGCTTCACCACCCGACCTGGCGTGTTTTCTGCGGATGGGATCGATAAAGGATCAGCCGTTCTAGCAGCTGCTATGCCCGCCGAGATCAAGGGCCGCGTCGCCGATGTGGGCGCGGGCTGGGGGTATTTGTCGCGACATATTCTTGAACGCTCGGGCGTCGCCTCGCTTGACTTGATCGAAGCTGATCTGGTGGCGCTTGATTGCGCGCGGGTGAACATCGACGACCCGCGTGCCAATTTTATCTGGAACGACGCAACACGGTTCCGCCCGGCAAAACCGTATGACGTCGTTATCTCAAACCCGCCCTTTCATACCGGGCGCACCGGAGACCCAAGCTTGGGGCGCGCATTCATCAAGTCAGCGGCAGAAATGCTGACGCCGTCGGGTCGCTTTGTGATGGTCGCCAATCGGCACCTGCCATACGAGGACACGCTTGGCGAAGTGTTTCGCGAAGTGGATGACCTGGGCGGCACATCTGGATTCAAACTTCTCAGTGGCACAAAGCCCCGTCGCGCACGGCGCTAG